One part of the Impatiens glandulifera unplaced genomic scaffold, dImpGla2.1, whole genome shotgun sequence genome encodes these proteins:
- the LOC124917959 gene encoding SUPPRESSOR OF GAMMA RESPONSE 1-like has protein sequence MSRSRTSWLVDSSRIASKIKSASSPSDDRERVVWNSDPTKACPNCQHVIDNSDVTLEWPGLPRGVKFDPSDQEIIWHLLAKVGVGNLKPHPFIDEFIPTVNKEDGICYTHPKNLPGVKQDGSVCHFFHRAIKAYNTGTRKRRKIQDEDFGDVRWHKTGRTKPVILDGVQKGCKKIMVLYLTATKGGKAEKTNWVMHQYHLGTEEDEKDGEYVISKVFHQQQQGKPTIDKFDQDFLDQIVNVEPVTLPKVDPVTPKSVTPEMRTYNPEEEDLNDRMSEINENEEPIGEEPRWSQLLMDSQLLLDSQQLVEGLSLCEDLLRSQSPNRDEDENENDELNGRRCLADYASLGSESLKNDLEECSREEDLVLDPANIELETPPDFRLSQLDFASQESYLAWGNGKLGD, from the exons ATGTCTAGGTCACG GACGTCGTGGTTAGTTGATAGCAGTAGAATCGCCTCGAAAATCAAAAGCGCGTCCAGTCCAAGTGATGATCGTGAAAGAGTTGTTTGGAATAGTGACCCGACTAAAGCCTGTCCTAACTGTCAACACGTCATTGACAATAGTGAT GTTACTTTGGAGTGGCCGGGTTTGCCTAGAGGAGTGAAATTTGATCCGTCTGACCAAGAAATCATATGGCATTTGCTTGCAAAAGTCGGTGTGGGTAACCTAAAGCCACATCCTTTTATTGACGAGTTTATTCCTACAGTTAATAAGGAAGATGGTATCTGTTATACTCACCCTAAAAATTTACCAG GTGTTAAGCAAGATGGGAGTGTTTGCCATTTCTTCCATAGAGCAATTAAGGCTTACAATACCGGAACTCGCAAACGTAGAAAGATACAAGATGAGGACTTTGGCGACGTTCGTTGGCACAAAACAGGGAGAACGAAACCAGTAATTCTTGATGGAGTCCAAAAAGGATGTAAGAAAATTATGGTTCTATATTTGACTGCAACTAAAGGAGGAAAAGCTGAGAAAACAAACTGGGTTATGCATCAATATCATCTAGGAACAGAAGAAGACGAGAAAGATGGAGAATATGTCATTTCGAAAGTTTTTCATCAGCAACAGCAAGGAAAACCTACTATCGATAAGTTTGATCAAGATTTTCTTGATCAGATCGTTAATGTTGAACCTGTTACTCTTCCAAAAGTAGATCCGGTCACACCAAAGTCTGTTACTCCTGAAATGAGGACTTATAATCCTGAAGAAGAAGACCTTAATGATCGAATGtctgaaataaatgaaaatgaagaaccAATTGGAGAAGAACCCAGATGGTCACAGCTTCTTATGGATTCACAACTTCTTCTGGATTCACAGCAGCTAGTTGAAGGTCTTTCATTGTGTGAAGATCTTCTACGAAGCCAGTCTCCTAATAGAGATGAGGATGAAAATGAAAACGATGAATTGAATGGAAGACGGTGTCTGGCTGATTATGCTAGTCTCGGCTCTGAGAGCCTAAAGAATGATTTGGAGGAATGCAGTCGAGAAGAAGACTTGGTTCTTGATCCAGCAAATATTGAACTTGAGACGCCACCAGATTTCCGATTAAGCCAACTT GACTTTGCATCGCAGGAGAGCTATCTTGCTTGGGGAAATGGTAAGCTTGGTGactaa